Within Acidimicrobiales bacterium, the genomic segment TGGCGGATTTGGTCTGGGGTGAGCATGGACTCGAAGCCTGCGTCTGCATATAGCACGCGAACCATCTGTCCGTAGGTAACCCTTATCTCCAGGTAGCACCTGCTGGGGCGAGTAGGCTCTGGTGTCTCGAGACCGTCACGAAACGCTTGGAGCCAGCGTCCTGGGCCAAGAGGGCCGTCCACGAAAAACCACTGGATGTCGAGATCCACCCCTGGTAACCGCCCTTCGGGCGAAGTGTGCCGGACAGCGAAGGGTGGTGCAGGACCACGATAGAGGATTGAGCAACCTTGAGTGATCAGGATAAAAGGTGCCTTCCCCTCACAGGTTGGATCGATCGATACCGATATTCCTGACTTGCTCACTGTCCGAGCAGGTTGTAGATCTCGGCTACGTACAGAGGTCGCATCACGTTGACATTTTGGACAGGGTCCGCTCCGATGCCGCCTCTAAGGCAGCCGATTACGGTTCCCGTCTCGGGCTCGGCCAGGACAAAGGAGTTTCCGAGGAACCCGGAGTGTCCGAAGGCCGTCGTGGAGGGCGCAGTGCCGAAGTTGTGATCGCGCAGTCCTGTCATGAACCCACCCGCGAAGCTGCACTTGCGCAGCAGCTTCCGATCGAACATTCGCCCGCGGTCCTGCGAGAGCCACATCCGGAGATAGTCGCTACTCGGCATGGCGGGTAGCCGCGCTCCATTAAGAGTTTCGAGGAGCGCCAAGTACCAACGGCCGAGCCCACTGATGGAAGCGTAGGTGCCCACGCTTATATTGAGAGATCTTCCCCAGAATCGCTCAACAAGATCGTGCAAAAGGGGTAAGCCGGTGTTCGTGTCAAAGTAGCAACCGATGCGGTCACTGAACGAAGCGTGTTTGGAAGTCGATGTGGCCTGAGCTTCGAACCATATGCTGTCGGCGAGTCTGAGTGACTCGAGTTCTTCGGTCAGGTGAGTAGCGGCATCGCGCCCCGTCAGAGTTCTCAGCACCTCTGCAAGTAGATGCCAGGCGGCCACCTCGCTGTATGCGGGGACACCAACCTCTGTTGCGTCCAGCAAGCTGACGGGATTGAGTTCAATTTCGAGATCAGCGGGATCCTTGACGTAGCAGCTGAACGCATCGGGCTCATCGAGGCCAGCAGTATGGCTAACCAGGTCGCGGACGGTGATCGGTGATGGATGGTCGACGTCTAGCAGTTGTGCCACTCTCATCGAGGGAGCGAGTTGGGCGCGCTCGAGGGCGGCTGCTACTGCCACGGCCACCACCGGCTTTGTGGCGCAGTGCAAATTGAAAAGTGTGTCGACGCCGACCGGACTTCCCGGAATTCGTTCACCAACCGCGATGTCGCAGATGATCTGACCTTCCACTGCCACGAACGCCTGCGCAGCGGTCCCGAAGCCGGCTCGGAGCTCACCCTCCAGGATGCAGCGGAGCTGCTCCTCGACTGCGTCTAGCTTCACGGCTGCGAATTCCCTCGTTCTAGGAGGTCGCACTTGTTGAGCTGCAGGAAGCTCTCGATCGCAGACGGCCTCGATTTTGCGGCGTCGGCGGCGAGACTCTCCAGCCATTCACGCGACCCTGCGATGGTCTGCTCGAATTCGATGTGAGGCAGCTCGTTCCTCAGATATGAGACGACCTCGGGGCTCACGGATCCTTGCTTGTGCTGTCGGTGCCAGGTCGAGTACCAGGCGCAGATGTTCGCGAAGGCGACTTGGTTTCGAGCGGAGTTGATGGTCGCTCCCGTCGCGGCGGCCCAGGCCGAGAGCACCCGAGCCGACGGTGGCCGATCATCCGGCCACTGCAATACCTGCGCTTCGCCTTCCAGATCGGAGAGGGACACGTTCGCCGTGTCGGACTTAGAGCAGGCCGCGGCGGCCGGCAAGGCGCATGCCAAGACCACGAGCAGCGGCGTGCACTTCCGGTGTCGGACGCGATGTGGGCTGCAGCGGTGCACGTGTGAGGCTGCCATCAGGATCCTCCGGGTAGTTGGTCGGGTCGCCTCAGCGTGGCCGCCGTGACGCCGGCGAGCATCCACACCGCCGTGACGAGAGCTGCGATCCACCCTTCCAGGTTCGTGGCCAGCAGCGGGCTGCGAGCCTCTGCTGCCCGCAAGGGCCATATCCCGACCCACGGTGACAGCACTTGCAAGGGCTCGAGCACTGGGGCGAAGTACAAGATAGCCAAGAAGGTACATGTGGCAACAAGCGATCCTTCCAACGTGAGAAGGGCGAGCAGGCGGCGTCGGGAGAGCTCGGAGACCGTGATCGAGAATGTGAGGCTCACAGCCGCCGCGAGGCTCGCGAAGGCGAGCTCTGCGAGGTCCGGCGATCCCAACAGGCCCACCGACCAGTCGCCAGACGCGAACGCGTTGGTGAGGACGGCGCCGAAGGCTCCCATCACAGAGCACCCTGCGAGAATGCAGACGACGGCACCGACGGCTTCGATCCTTCGGCGGCGACGTAGCGCAGCCGCGTCGAAACCGCTCGCCCACCGGTAGGCGGAAGCCCCGGTCTCGAGCTCGGTGCACGACAGTGTGGTGACCAGCGGCGGGATCCACAGCGGGCCGAGGACGGCCGACGCCACCCACCCGTTGAAGAGACCGGCTGCCAGCCCCTGTCCGGGCTCACCGAGGACGCCCACGGGGAGCACGCCTCCGAGCCCACCGGCGACGAGTGCTATGACCACAGACGCCATCCACCCGGGACCGGCGAGCAGCTGCACGAGGCGCGGGCGGGTCCATACCGGTGGCTTCCCCGGTGGACGGGGCTGTGGCTCGGCGACCGTCGTCTGCATCTCGACTCGCGGCGTCTCGTGTCTGGACTGCATCTCAACTCTGGAGCTTCCGCTGCACGCGGACGCGGAGTATCTCCCATCCGTCGTCATCACGGTCGAGCTGGAAGACATAGATGTACCCGCGGCGGGGATCGGCCCCCTCCCTAGCCGTCACGGTTACTACGTCGGGGGCTTCCATCTCCGACTCTGATGCGACGTCTACGTCACCTTTTCGCAGCGGCCTCCAGAACGGGTCGGTCGGATCGACCGCCTCGGCGAGCGACTCTCCTCGCCGCAGCGAGTCGACGATGGACTCGACAGCATCGATGCTGGAGGAGCCGCTTCGCACGTCGTGAAGCCACTCCGGCTTCAGGTACCAGGGGAGGGCGTGCCGTGCCATCGGAGGCAGGACGGCGGCGAGAGCCGTGACACCGGCGGCGGACGCAACCACGGCCCTCAGCAGCCGCGCGGACGGTGATGTGTTCGTCGAATGGCGGCTGCGCCGACGGAAGTAGGCAACCGCCAACAGAACCGCCGCCCACGCTGCGAGAAGCGACACACCGACGGCTGCGGGTCGGCCTGAGCGCAGGTTCAACAGCCCGGACGAGACGGCCACGCCCGCGTTGCTCTCCAGCGCGGTGGTGGCGGCCCCTCCGGGCAGCCAGGATTGGAGCTCCACTATCCCTGGGAAGCGGGTGGCTAAGGGGTCGAGCATCGGCAGGACAGACGCGAAGAGCGCACCGGCTAAGGCGACCGCAGCCGTAGGTCGTCTTGCGGCCAGGCCCGCCGATGCGCCCAGCACACCGGCGGCGACGGCGACGAGTGAGACGCGGCCTGCGAAGCCGAACTGGACGCCGATGCGGGTCGCATTGTCGCCAGTGGTGAGCTGGGAGTGGGCATCGGCGAGGAGAGGCGCGACCGATGCGGCTCCGACACGCATGAGCCAGTAGATGGCCGCACAGGCGACGGCCCCTGCCATGCCGCATGCGATCTGGCCTGCGAACTGGGTCGACAGGGTCGCTCCGTGGCTCCAGGCGTACTCGTCGCGTCGGCTCTCCACGTATACGGACGCGCCATGTGCGGCGAGAGCGGCAGCCGCGACTACCGGCAGATACCAGGTTCGGTCGTCGGCGGAGGCGATCGCGAGTGTCGACCCGCCCGAACTTGCGACGCCCGAGTATGTCCGGATCCCGGTCGCGAGGACCGTCAGGGCGTAGATGACGAGGCCTACCTGTACGTCACGACGCCTGAGGAGCGCGGTCGACTCTCTGAGGACCCTCAACGCCGGTCCTCCACCACGCGTGAGACCGAGCCTGCCTCGAGGTGCACCCGCTGCGACTTCACCACCTCCAAGAACTCGGTGTCGTGGGTTGCAAGAAGGATCATGAACCCCTGCTCCAGGTGAGCCGACAGGCGGTCGGAGAGCCAGTGCCAGGCCTCGTCGTCGAGTCCGTTGGTCGGCTCGTCGAGCACCAGGACCCGCGGTTCGAACAGCAGCGCTCGGGCCATCTCGAGTCGCTTCACCATCCCCGTGGAGTAGTCGCATACGCGTCGGTCGGCAGCTCCGGCGAGCCCCACGTCTTCCAAGACAGCCTCTACTCGCGCGAGGGCTCCGGGGTCGCCTTCCGCAGCCAGCCGCAGGTTGTCGGCGCCGGACACCCACGGGTAGAAGCCGGGCCAGGCGAGCACCACGCCCACCCCCTGAGGCGGCCGTCGGTGCGTCACCTCCGAACCGTTGATTCGCACGCTCCCGGCGACGGCCGGCAGCAGCCCCAAGATGCCGAGCAGGAGCGTGGACTTGCCCGAACCGTTGGGGCCGACGAGGGCGACGCAGTCTCCCGGACCCAGCTCGAGCGACAGCGGTCCGGCGCGGAACCCGCCTCGCCGGACGCACAAGCCGCTCACCTCGAGGCGACTGCCGTCGTGTGGGCCGGTCACGGGACGACCTCCGTCGGTCCTAGTCGGGCGACCGCCCGGACGTAGGAGAACCATCCCCAGACACCTCCCTCGTCATCCTGGAGCACCTGGTTGCCGCCCAGACCCCTGCCGGGACGGACGGCGAAGGTCGAGTCGATCACCATCCCCCGCTTGCCGAGGGGCCAGGCGAGGAGTGTCCCCGACGGATCGTCACGTCGAAGAAGGGTGTTCACGAGAGTGTCACCTTCGGTGACCGTGACGGTGTCGGTGCGAACCACGCCTGTCGGATCGACGGAGGCGACGTCCACAGCGGCGAACCCGGCCGTCACACCAGTCCAGAGATGGACGGTCCCGTCGGCGAACACGGCGCACTCGTCGTAGAAGCCGCGGAGCTCAACCCGGCGCTGCTCTTCGAGGTCGTCAGAGACCCACACGACCGACACGTTCGGCGCGAACTGTTCTGCGGCCTCGGGAGGATGTGTTGGCTCTGTGTTCACGACGAGAGGCTGTGTCGAGACGAGGACTGCTCTCGGGGCGCCTTCGACGAGGCGTACGCACGGAGCCGAGTTGCTAGTCGGGACTCCATGGCCGC encodes:
- a CDS encoding ABC transporter codes for the protein MVLLRPGGRPTRTDGGRPVTGPHDGSRLEVSGLCVRRGGFRAGPLSLELGPGDCVALVGPNGSGKSTLLLGILGLLPAVAGSVRINGSEVTHRRPPQGVGVVLAWPGFYPWVSGADNLRLAAEGDPGALARVEAVLEDVGLAGAADRRVCDYSTGMVKRLEMARALLFEPRVLVLDEPTNGLDDEAWHWLSDRLSAHLEQGFMILLATHDTEFLEVVKSQRVHLEAGSVSRVVEDRR